A window of Mixophyes fleayi isolate aMixFle1 chromosome 10, aMixFle1.hap1, whole genome shotgun sequence contains these coding sequences:
- the LRRN4CL gene encoding LOW QUALITY PROTEIN: LRRN4 C-terminal-like protein (The sequence of the model RefSeq protein was modified relative to this genomic sequence to represent the inferred CDS: inserted 1 base in 1 codon), translating into MAPSLLSLLLPVCFFTTGFLAVATGDSTEPHDGTNFNSSTTIAPFLENSQHTASKYTKVLQSRQSTPERILYITSGPESDYYEDDDDDNEETTVIVPPPIPSSPCLYDRCEHLAPTCEEIQMKEGGRCLCPGINGPKIKPDPPRIGQVLPGDRQMTVNWCSPLSTVHSYRVLYGEPEGPKVKGPVLNASYRSYSIDNLVPDTHYAVCVVAVNEAGESPAEVDEAERGPEGTMTGSCRMFRTTLSNELHIYLGVGVGLAALVGLLVFLGYWLXRRQRSRKRKVAEEEQMGLPNYFYKAESVNQL; encoded by the exons ATGGCACCCTCTCTCCTGTCGCTACTTCTGCCCGTCTGTTTTTTCACCACAGGTTTCTTAGCTGTTGCCACTGGAGATTCCACGGAACCACATGATGGCACCAACTTCAACTCTTCCACCACTATTGCCCCATTTTTAGAAAACAGCCAACACACTGCTTCCAAGTACACCAAGGTTTTGCAAAGTCGCCAGAGCACCCCAGAGCGGATACTGTACATCACTAGTGGACCAGAGAGTGATTactatgaagatgatgatgatgacaatgaagaGACAACAGTTATTGTTCCTCCTCCTATTCCAAGCAGCCCCTGCCTGTATGATCGCTGTGAGCATTTGGCGCCCACATGTGAGGAGATTCAAATGAAGGAAGGTGGCAGATGTCTTTGCCCAGGGATAAATGGACCAAAAATTAAACCAGACCCTCCTCGCATTGGGCAGGTTCTCCCTGGTGACAGACAGATGACTGTGAACTGGTGCTCGCCCCTGTCCACTGTGCATAGTTACAGGGTGctatatggggaaccagagggcccAAAGGTAAAGGGGCCAGTCCTTAATGCTTCTTATCGCTCCTACTCCATTGATAATCTCGTCCCTGATACTCATTACGCAGTGTGTGTGGTGGCAGTTAATGAGGCTGGAGAAAGTCCCGCAGAAGTTGATGAGgcagagagaggaccagagggcaCTATGACAGGTTCCTGCAGGATGTTCCGCACCACTCTCTCCAATGAGTTACACATTTAcctaggggtgggggtggggctggCAGCACTGGTCGGGCTGTTGGTTTTTCTGGGCTACTGGC TGAGAAGACAGAGGAGCAGGAAAAGGAAGGTAGCTGAAGAGGAACAAATGGGATTACCAAACTACTTCTATAAGGCAGAGAGTGTAAATCAGTTGTGA